The proteins below come from a single Burkholderia humptydooensis genomic window:
- a CDS encoding PAAR domain-containing protein, protein MRRSYLMVGDKSSANGTVIEGVPMTTHHGTEPTFLGAQVTCPACKSVGRIVPTGPRWPGSMMGKEPALEGDICACKCDPPPVMIASQTDMYMTFESNHLAELGFAPSGELIEHAFKTHDQHFRIINSDGEPVEGLPYMLKSADGKTVQGITSANGKTELISADQAHDVQFFLHLAGGSE, encoded by the coding sequence ATGAGGCGCAGCTACTTGATGGTGGGCGACAAGTCGTCTGCCAACGGAACGGTGATTGAAGGGGTGCCTATGACGACCCATCACGGCACCGAACCGACCTTTCTCGGTGCGCAGGTGACTTGTCCGGCCTGCAAATCCGTCGGCCGTATTGTCCCGACGGGGCCACGCTGGCCGGGTTCAATGATGGGTAAGGAGCCAGCGCTGGAAGGTGACATTTGCGCCTGTAAATGCGACCCGCCCCCGGTGATGATTGCCTCTCAAACCGACATGTACATGACCTTCGAGAGCAATCATTTGGCCGAGCTCGGTTTTGCGCCAAGCGGCGAGCTGATTGAGCACGCGTTCAAGACGCACGACCAGCACTTTCGGATTATCAACAGCGACGGGGAACCAGTGGAAGGGTTGCCTTATATGCTCAAGAGCGCGGATGGAAAAACCGTGCAAGGCATTACATCAGCGAACGGGAAAACCGAACTCATCTCGGCTGACCAAGCGCATGATGTCCAGTTCTTTCTTCACTTGGCGGGAGGGAGTGAGTAA
- a CDS encoding PD-(D/E)XK motif protein, with protein MPASLWQRFQALKKSNDGEASGTIRCGVGQRHLLLKGERDEPILLLATAQRRSPRAPIRLKHVSIQFDARYEVTATETGKSSSEWFCKVACDASSASLHGYFVELLAATANSLPDQLDDSAVDEAVEALMELFRKMAMPSRASMTGLWGELLLINASPSPQRMVDAWHVAPTDDFDFAADAFRIEVKSTSSVIREHEFSLRQVRSGRPDDFIASVVLRSSADGLSVLDLARRITPELTDAGQAKLWQLVIETLGDDAESTEWQTFDVASATASLMLVPARHIPAPTIAAGDSRFISDVRFRAQIGEICSQHAMPLSALL; from the coding sequence GTGCCGGCTTCTTTGTGGCAGCGGTTCCAGGCGCTTAAAAAATCTAACGATGGCGAAGCGTCGGGGACAATCCGTTGCGGTGTAGGACAAAGGCATCTCCTGCTGAAAGGTGAGCGCGACGAACCGATTCTTTTGCTCGCGACGGCACAAAGGCGCTCGCCTCGGGCGCCTATCAGGCTTAAGCACGTTAGCATCCAGTTCGATGCTCGCTATGAGGTGACCGCCACTGAAACCGGGAAGTCGTCGAGCGAATGGTTTTGCAAGGTGGCGTGTGACGCCAGTAGCGCATCGTTACATGGCTACTTTGTCGAACTGCTTGCGGCGACAGCGAATTCCCTTCCCGACCAACTTGATGATTCGGCAGTCGATGAGGCCGTCGAAGCGCTGATGGAGTTGTTCCGAAAAATGGCAATGCCGTCGCGGGCATCCATGACGGGACTCTGGGGAGAATTGCTTCTCATCAATGCCTCACCGTCACCACAGAGGATGGTGGACGCGTGGCATGTTGCGCCAACCGACGATTTCGATTTTGCCGCCGATGCATTCCGGATTGAGGTGAAGTCGACTTCCAGTGTAATTCGGGAGCACGAATTCTCGCTGCGGCAGGTTCGGTCCGGGCGGCCGGACGACTTCATAGCCAGTGTGGTGCTTCGTAGCAGCGCGGACGGACTATCAGTCCTAGACCTTGCACGCCGCATCACGCCGGAACTCACCGATGCGGGGCAGGCAAAGCTGTGGCAACTGGTTATCGAGACCTTGGGCGACGACGCTGAATCGACCGAGTGGCAGACCTTTGATGTGGCGTCTGCGACCGCGTCGCTTATGCTGGTGCCAGCTAGGCACATACCGGCGCCCACAATTGCAGCAGGTGACTCGCGATTTATCTCGGATGTGCGCTTCCGGGCGCAGATTGGAGAAATCTGCAGTCAACATGCGATGCCGCTTTCGGCGCTCCTTTAA
- a CDS encoding very short patch repair endonuclease: protein MYAHVQLSAMLKSRKPRATSLSERMRRIRSRDTAPEWIVRRTLWRMGYRYRLHVKSLPGTPDIVFARRRKALFVHGCFWHQHGCSLTNLPKTNIDYWHPKLHRNIERDAAAMLQLEKAGWSVLVVWECESALEDLPERLRLFLDGE, encoded by the coding sequence ATGTACGCCCATGTCCAGCTTTCCGCCATGCTCAAATCCCGAAAGCCCCGTGCCACGAGCCTCAGCGAGAGAATGCGACGCATCCGGAGCCGGGACACGGCACCGGAATGGATTGTCCGGCGCACCCTTTGGCGGATGGGATATCGCTATCGGCTCCATGTCAAAAGTCTGCCCGGCACTCCAGACATCGTGTTCGCGCGCCGGAGGAAAGCGCTGTTTGTGCACGGCTGCTTCTGGCACCAGCATGGGTGCTCGCTAACAAATCTCCCGAAGACAAACATCGACTATTGGCACCCCAAGCTCCATCGCAATATCGAGCGCGATGCCGCGGCGATGCTGCAACTGGAGAAAGCTGGATGGTCAGTCCTTGTCGTATGGGAGTGTGAATCGGCCTTAGAAGACCTGCCGGAGCGGCTGCGGCTGTTCCTCGACGGCGAATAA
- a CDS encoding Z1 domain-containing protein yields MSVVVKELKDVRPPLLWEPAVGAETDDFVKRKQANDQIPPEALQRVVFEAQQILGRCVNPGEPPEGATGLAVGYVQSGKTLSFTTLAALARDNGYGMVVLIAGVLDNLLKQTLTRLTTDLNLAGGLARPWVLIDRPTPDKASETQLRQHLAKWSDPSLSPLKKRTVMVVVLKNHKRMGNLRACLKGLDLSAVPTLVIDDEADQASLNNFAYANRRTGSNKKSSNYSEVTALKALLPHHTYVQYTATPQAPLLVGLSDALSPTFAELLSPGDGYVGGKVLFAPLAKYSRAIPDAEADASLATSPDGPPKTLVDALRIFLLGACAVEASGKVAHRTMMIHPSQQTAFHNDYQVWIADLMDAWRPMASDEALKDEFFEDFRKAHADLAETVGDTLPSLEELALHMPYVLKTVNYREVNSTGPGSEPVDWSGCEYWILVGGAKLDRGFTVEGLTVTYMPRPIGTGNADNLQQRARFYGYKQKYIGYCRVYLRRDVKDAFRNYVEHEEAIHESLRKTRGEPLSKWNRQFTLDGAMNPTRRNVIGIPLDEVVASNWVHPKAAHVDPHCVEDNRQVFKDFIAQLGGLDNGVAANDVDPDRYIDKRAGKKNILFENVSLESVIDDLLERLRMGDGDDAVLRVGCVLALRQLIKDGQTHADVFIIGELVAQNRSKKAGAINQVFQGKNPDTTDRSQLLYGGDREFVSASRVSLHLRTFNLLNASTKVPEERDVPWFAMHVPESLKKRLLIQAEGV; encoded by the coding sequence ATGAGCGTCGTGGTCAAAGAGTTGAAGGATGTGCGGCCGCCACTGCTGTGGGAGCCGGCGGTCGGCGCAGAGACTGACGACTTCGTTAAGCGGAAGCAGGCAAACGACCAGATTCCGCCGGAGGCACTGCAGCGGGTTGTATTCGAAGCCCAGCAAATCTTGGGCCGGTGCGTGAACCCGGGCGAACCACCGGAGGGTGCGACTGGGCTGGCCGTCGGCTATGTCCAGAGTGGCAAGACCTTGTCGTTCACGACGTTGGCAGCACTTGCCCGCGACAACGGCTATGGAATGGTAGTGCTCATTGCTGGCGTGCTCGACAATCTGCTTAAGCAGACGCTCACGCGCCTGACGACCGACCTCAATCTTGCCGGAGGGCTTGCCCGGCCGTGGGTACTGATTGATAGGCCAACGCCAGACAAAGCATCCGAGACTCAGTTGCGGCAGCATCTTGCGAAGTGGAGCGACCCGAGCCTTTCACCCCTGAAGAAACGCACGGTGATGGTCGTCGTGCTGAAGAACCACAAGCGCATGGGGAACCTTCGGGCGTGCCTGAAGGGCCTCGACCTAAGCGCGGTACCGACTCTGGTCATCGACGACGAGGCAGACCAGGCGAGCCTGAATAACTTCGCTTACGCGAACAGACGCACTGGAAGCAATAAGAAGAGTTCGAACTATAGCGAAGTTACGGCACTGAAGGCGCTTCTGCCGCACCATACCTACGTTCAGTACACGGCGACGCCGCAGGCGCCGCTGCTTGTCGGGCTTTCGGATGCATTATCGCCGACCTTCGCGGAGCTACTAAGCCCTGGCGACGGATACGTCGGCGGCAAAGTGCTCTTCGCTCCGCTCGCGAAATATTCGCGGGCCATCCCCGACGCCGAAGCAGATGCTTCGCTTGCCACGTCGCCTGACGGACCGCCAAAGACACTTGTTGATGCGCTTCGGATTTTTCTCTTGGGTGCGTGCGCGGTTGAAGCCTCGGGGAAAGTCGCTCATCGCACGATGATGATTCACCCATCGCAGCAAACCGCGTTTCACAACGACTACCAGGTCTGGATTGCTGACCTCATGGATGCCTGGCGCCCCATGGCGAGCGACGAGGCCCTGAAGGATGAGTTCTTTGAGGATTTCCGCAAGGCGCACGCCGACCTTGCAGAGACCGTCGGCGACACGCTTCCGTCGTTGGAGGAACTGGCGTTGCATATGCCGTACGTCCTGAAGACGGTGAACTATCGAGAAGTCAATTCTACCGGCCCGGGCTCCGAGCCCGTGGACTGGTCCGGATGCGAGTATTGGATTCTGGTCGGGGGAGCAAAGCTCGACCGGGGCTTCACCGTCGAGGGGCTCACCGTTACCTACATGCCCCGTCCGATAGGAACCGGCAATGCGGACAATCTCCAGCAGCGTGCGCGGTTCTACGGCTATAAGCAGAAGTACATCGGCTACTGCCGCGTGTACTTGAGACGAGATGTTAAGGACGCTTTCCGCAACTACGTCGAGCACGAAGAAGCGATACACGAGAGCCTCCGAAAGACTCGAGGTGAGCCGCTGAGCAAGTGGAACCGCCAGTTCACGCTCGACGGGGCTATGAATCCCACCCGGCGCAATGTCATTGGCATTCCCCTGGACGAGGTTGTCGCGTCGAACTGGGTCCATCCGAAAGCGGCGCATGTTGACCCACACTGCGTTGAAGACAATCGCCAAGTCTTCAAGGACTTCATCGCGCAGTTGGGAGGGCTCGACAACGGAGTGGCCGCCAACGATGTGGACCCCGACCGCTACATCGACAAGCGCGCAGGCAAGAAGAACATTCTGTTCGAGAATGTGTCTCTTGAGTCGGTCATCGATGACCTACTTGAGCGATTGCGAATGGGCGACGGCGATGACGCCGTGCTGAGGGTAGGCTGCGTTCTCGCATTACGCCAACTCATCAAGGATGGGCAGACGCACGCAGATGTCTTCATCATTGGCGAACTGGTTGCGCAAAATCGTAGTAAGAAGGCTGGGGCGATTAACCAGGTTTTCCAGGGTAAGAATCCCGACACTACTGACCGCTCTCAGTTGTTGTACGGAGGTGACCGAGAGTTCGTATCGGCGAGCCGAGTTTCTCTGCATCTTCGGACTTTCAATCTGCTGAACGCGAGTACGAAGGTGCCGGAAGAGCGGGACGTACCATGGTTCGCGATGCACGTGCCCGAGTCGCTCAAGAAGCGGTTGCTGATACAGGCGGAGGGCGTATAA
- a CDS encoding IS3 family transposase (programmed frameshift) → MTKRTRRTHSAAFKAKVALAAVKGERTLAELAQQFDVHPNQITEWKRQLQERAADVFGVGGAPSNEPPVDLKSLHAKIGQLTLENDFLKRRARQGGIAERKEMIDRKHALPISQQARLVGVARSSVYYRPQPVSEADQLLMRRIDELHMEFPFAGARMLARLLRREGHEVGRRRVRTLMKRMGVEALYCKPNTSRRNAQHKIWPYLLRGMKIDRANQAWALDTTYIPMARGFVYLTAVVDWSSRKVLAHRVAITLEAVHAVEALEEAFARYGRPDIVNTDQGSQFTANAFTEAVLSRGIRLSMDGKGSWRDNVFVERVWRSIKYEEVYLKAYESVSHARRSIGEYISLYNRKRPHSSLADQTPDEAYFATLPAIKSAA, encoded by the exons ATGACGAAGAGAACCCGACGGACGCACTCAGCGGCGTTCAAAGCGAAGGTGGCACTGGCAGCGGTCAAAGGCGAGCGGACGCTGGCCGAATTGGCGCAGCAGTTCGATGTACACCCGAACCAGATCACGGAATGGAAACGGCAATTGCAGGAGCGCGCGGCGGACGTGTTCGGCGTGGGCGGTGCGCCGTCGAACGAGCCGCCGGTTGATCTGAAATCGCTGCACGCGAAGATCGGGCAACTGACGCTGGAAAATGATTTTTTAA AGCGGCGCGCTCGACAAGGCGGGATTGCTGAGCGCAAAGAAATGATCGACCGTAAGCACGCTTTGCCGATTTCGCAGCAGGCCCGTCTCGTCGGCGTGGCGAGATCGAGCGTGTATTACCGACCGCAGCCGGTGAGTGAAGCGGATCAGTTGCTGATGCGACGGATCGACGAATTGCACATGGAGTTTCCCTTTGCCGGGGCGCGGATGCTGGCGCGCCTGCTGCGTCGGGAAGGCCATGAGGTTGGCCGTCGCCGAGTGCGGACGTTGATGAAGCGCATGGGCGTAGAGGCGTTGTACTGCAAGCCGAACACGAGCCGTCGCAACGCGCAGCACAAGATCTGGCCGTACCTGCTGCGCGGCATGAAGATTGACCGGGCGAATCAGGCGTGGGCACTCGACACGACCTACATTCCGATGGCACGAGGCTTCGTGTACCTGACGGCGGTGGTGGACTGGTCGAGCCGCAAGGTTCTCGCGCATCGGGTGGCGATCACGCTGGAAGCCGTACATGCTGTCGAGGCGCTGGAAGAAGCGTTCGCCCGCTACGGGCGGCCGGACATCGTGAACACCGACCAGGGCAGTCAGTTCACGGCCAACGCGTTCACCGAGGCGGTACTCAGTCGGGGCATCCGGCTGTCGATGGACGGCAAGGGAAGCTGGCGCGACAACGTATTCGTCGAACGGGTCTGGCGGAGCATCAAGTACGAAGAGGTCTACCTGAAGGCGTATGAGTCGGTCAGCCATGCCCGGCGCTCCATCGGCGAGTACATCAGCTTGTACAACCGGAAACGGCCCCATTCGAGCCTGGCGGATCAGACGCCGGATGAGGCATACTTCGCGACGCTGCCTGCGATCAAATCGGCAGCATAA
- a CDS encoding ATP-binding protein: MLSVLSRLNYKAWFAVAEFVDNSIQSYFANRRQLQRLHGDSFVLKVVIRLDAASRLIEITDNAAGIQGRDFPRAFRPAEVPPDRSGLSEFGMGMKTAACWFTNTWSVRTKALGEPVERTVRFDIHDILEANLDDLNVQETRANPSSHYTVVRLENLGKKFPQTKTQKKLRDHLASIYRVYIRTGEVELYFGDDNSRLMYEEPESLVAPPHNAPNSLPVQWRKEINFDLPGGRRVWGFAALRREASTSHAGFALFRRNRLIVGSDDETYRPHEVFGNTNSYRYQRLFGELHVEGFEVSHTKDGFSWDEYEEEFLESLRDHLEAEPLNLLRQAEQYRARPSKTALQPLLNAASRSLALDMEERGGPALSGDANSEGPSDEGFIQEPGPTDDAAAPLVATEKAFSVLVDGAVWNVAVRTLVDPAITDWLKVGKTERSQLGQLSVNDVAIDVSMAHPFVQQFIGPRNENAELFLRFAVGVALAAVKASRGGYPSAPMLSWMNRLLRESLTGDSE; encoded by the coding sequence GCATTCAGAGCTATTTCGCAAACCGTCGGCAGTTGCAGCGCCTGCATGGAGACAGCTTCGTCCTCAAGGTTGTCATCCGGTTGGACGCCGCGAGTCGACTTATTGAAATCACTGACAATGCTGCGGGCATTCAGGGGCGCGATTTCCCGCGAGCGTTCCGCCCGGCCGAGGTGCCCCCGGACCGCAGTGGGCTGTCCGAATTTGGCATGGGCATGAAGACCGCTGCCTGCTGGTTCACGAATACATGGAGCGTCAGAACGAAAGCTCTTGGCGAGCCGGTGGAGCGAACGGTCCGGTTCGACATTCACGACATCCTCGAGGCAAATCTGGATGACCTGAACGTCCAAGAGACGCGGGCGAATCCGTCGTCTCACTACACCGTGGTCCGGCTTGAAAACCTGGGCAAGAAATTTCCCCAGACGAAGACACAAAAGAAACTGCGCGACCACCTCGCCAGCATCTACCGGGTCTATATCCGCACAGGCGAAGTCGAACTCTATTTCGGCGACGACAACTCGCGGTTGATGTATGAAGAGCCGGAGAGTCTCGTCGCACCCCCGCACAATGCCCCTAACTCACTGCCAGTGCAGTGGCGCAAGGAAATCAATTTTGACTTGCCCGGTGGCCGGCGCGTATGGGGCTTTGCAGCGCTGCGGCGTGAGGCATCTACGTCACATGCCGGCTTTGCGCTGTTTCGTCGAAATCGATTGATAGTGGGCAGCGATGACGAGACGTACAGGCCGCACGAAGTCTTCGGCAACACAAATAGCTATCGCTATCAACGGCTTTTCGGAGAACTCCACGTTGAGGGATTCGAGGTCAGCCATACGAAGGACGGGTTCAGTTGGGACGAGTACGAGGAGGAATTCCTTGAAAGTCTTCGAGACCATCTGGAGGCTGAGCCGCTGAATCTCTTGAGGCAAGCTGAGCAGTACCGCGCCCGGCCATCCAAGACGGCGCTGCAGCCTCTGCTCAATGCGGCATCGCGGTCATTGGCTCTCGACATGGAAGAGCGCGGCGGGCCAGCGCTTTCCGGTGACGCGAATTCTGAGGGCCCGTCAGACGAGGGCTTCATACAGGAGCCGGGTCCAACGGATGACGCGGCGGCACCTCTTGTCGCGACAGAGAAGGCATTCTCGGTCCTAGTCGACGGTGCGGTGTGGAATGTCGCCGTGCGAACATTGGTCGACCCGGCCATCACGGATTGGCTCAAGGTGGGCAAAACCGAGCGTTCGCAATTGGGCCAGTTGTCGGTCAATGACGTTGCAATTGATGTGTCGATGGCGCACCCGTTTGTGCAGCAATTCATCGGCCCCAGAAACGAAAATGCTGAGCTTTTTCTTCGATTTGCGGTTGGGGTCGCCTTGGCAGCAGTAAAGGCGAGTCGTGGAGGCTACCCGTCCGCCCCTATGTTGAGCTGGATGAACCGGCTCCTGCGTGAATCGCTCACTGGAGACAGCGAATGA